ACAGTCAGGGCCTGCGTCCTCATCCACGTCGAGATCTACAAGGGGACATGCAACAACGACGGAGCCTCAAAATGAAGATTCTGGCCAGAAACTCTCCGGCGAAACAACATCCCCTCGTCCCGAGAGCACTTTCAATTCAACCGTTCCAAGCACCTCCGCGAGTCCCCTTCTTCCGCCACCTTCAGAGATTGCCTTGCCCGGTAGTTCTACAGCTGCCTCATCTGTTCAGTCCGCACCTATATCTGCTCAACCAACGCAAGCACCAAGTGAAGAGACGCCAACCCAACCACCACCCCCGCCTAAGCATTCTTGGAAGTTGAAAGGAATGGTCTGTGTCATCCGACATGCTGACCGTACGCCAAAGCAAAAATATAAGTTCACGTTTCATACTGATCCATTTATTGCCCTTCTTAAAGGTCACCAGGAAGAAGTGCTCCTCATAGGGGAAGCTGCTTTGGCAAGCGTGATTCAGGCTGTCGACGTAGCGTATGAGGCTGGCATAGAGGACCGGGGGAAACTCAGGGCTCTTCGCAATGTACTAGTGAAAAAGGGCAGCTGGGCAGGCACAAAGGTGCAGATCAAGCCAATGTTCCGGAAAAAGAGGCTTGATGAAGTATCAACCTCTATCGAGGTGCCGGCGGTACTGGACATGGCCGAATCCCCCCCAGAAAGGAAAGGTAGGGCAGGGGAGTGTGATGGCAGTGAATGCACACCACGGTCTAGCTCCAAACGACATGATTCCCTTTCTGGTGTCACCATGTCCAAATTCACAGCTGCTGAGGAAAGCTTGGTCCTTGACAAACTTCAGCTTATTGTCAAGTGGGGTGGGGAGCCAACACACTCAGCACGATACCAAGCACAAGAGCTGGGGGAAAATATGCGCAATGACTTGATGCTCTTGAATAGGGATGTTTTTGACGAAATTCATGTCTTTAGCAGCTCCGAACGACGAGTGAGCGCAAGCGCTCAAATTTGGGCTTGCTCGTTCCTGGACCGAAACGACTTGCCTGAAGACTTCATCACTACGCGAAAGGATCTACTGGATGATTCAAATGCTGCCAAAGACGAAATGGACAAAGtaaagaagaagttgaaggGCCTACTCCGCAAGGGCAACGAGCGTCCAGCCCAGTTTACCTGGCCCGAAAATATGCCTGAACCCTCCGAGGTCCAAACTCGGGTGGTTCAACTCATGAATTTCCACAGGCGTGTCATGCAATACAACTACGGCAAGTTGTACAATGGTGCGGCTTCGTCGCTCGGCGCCAATTCCAACGCAAGCTCAGAGAGGTTAAGCATGGAAGGTTCCTCGGCATCAATTTCGTCTCTCTCACATGCGAACGCTGTCAACGGTATCCAATCCCGATGGTGCAGCGGCGAGGACGCTGAGCTGTTCCGTGAACGATGGGATAAGCTGTTTTCTGAATTTTGCGATGGTGATAAGGTAGACCCTAGCAAAATTTCAGAGCTTTATGATACGATGAAATTCGACGCACTTCATAACCGACAATTCCTAGAATGGGTCTTCACGCCACCGAAAAGCATGTTGGAGGATGAGTACTCTCAAATGGAGGGAAAGCAGAAAGATATCGATGAGGCCAAAGCTTCCGAAGATGCAAAAGGTGAGAAGGGCCAGAACGGTAGCTTTGACGGTTCTGACAAGACAGACGCTGCAAATCGATCTGTCAAGAAGCTGTTCCGCAGACGATCGTTCCTAAACAGCCTCAGACACACGAATGATGAAGCTTTGCCCGAACAGTACTTCCGATTGTACAAAGGGGCCAATCAGACAGCCATGAAGTCCGATCCGCGCACCGAACCTTTGCAGGAATTATACAGATTAGCAAAGGTGTTATTTGACTTCATTTGTCCTCAGGAATACGGTATTTCCGACAGTGAGAAGCTCGAAATTGGATTGTTGACGTCTCTTCCACTTCTGAAGGAGATCGTTCAGGACTTGGAAGAGATGCAAGCATCTACCGATGCTAAGGCTTTCTTCTACTTCACCAAAGAATCCCACATCTACACCCTGCTCAACTCCATCATCGAGGGTGGCATCGAAACGAAAATTAACCGCAGCACGATTCCCGAGCTGGATTACCTGTCCCAAATCTGTTTTGAGCTTTACGAATCTGAGACCAAAGCACCAGCAGAGAGCGCGCTTGGCGATGAGTCGACATTTACGTACAGCATCCGTATCACGATCAGTCCTGGTTGCCACGTTTTCGATCCCCTGCACGTGCAGCTCGACAGCCGGCATTGCATTGGCTGCGCCCCGAGACGCAGCTTGACTCCACACATAGACTGGCTGCAAGTCATCAAGACACTTCGCGCCAAATTCAACCAGTAGGTGTCATCCTTTTCCTGCAACTCGTGTGttgtctgtctgtctgtctgtccgCTAGTTTGCTGATGACGGTCCTCTTTTCCCAGAGTTAAACTTCCCAAAACATTCCTAGCGGTGAATCTATCGGACGCTTTCACATTCGAGGAGCAAGAACGGCTAGCAAGTGACCATGAACTACTACAGATGAAATCTCTGCCACCAAAAGATTTGCTTTCTGGTAGTCCTGATTTGGGAACATAGAATACGACGTCAGTCAATGAGAAGGATACAGCTGAGCACAGCGGCGCGGCGCCTTGCCTGTGATGACAGGACAATACTTGTTTGGCAACTGCGAAAACCCAGGAGTGCCTCTGAGCGAGATTGTTTTATTGACGAGCATGTGCCGTGGACCTTGAATAGCGCTATTCACTGTACATGTGGCAGCTATTTGGATATACTCGACGAAGCGCATTTGAAGGAGTGCAGCAGTGGGGCACATATCATCGGCATGTCCGGTGATTTGTAGACTGGACGCAAAGACACAGACATGTTTCGCGATGCAGCATGCGGAGTGCATAAAAGGGATAGAATAGAACAAACGAGTGTGCAAACACAATTGTACAGGATAGCACAGCATACATAAACAGAGTCTTTCCTTGacgggtacggagtactctgtacaacaAAACGCTGCATTCACATGCCTGAGAGGGCGATGGCTTTGGAGTACAAGATGTGAGGGTGTACTATTATTGTAAAGCAGCCGCTGTTGGGATGCTGGTAATTTCAACATTGACCCATGTTCGCCCACAATTCATgaacacgaccatgggacAATCAGTTAGCCTAGACACAAGTCACAGAAAGAGTGCATGGGAGGAAACCCATACTACTCCTTGACCAGCAGTGCCCACTCGTATCATATTatattgtacggagtaccgagtacgcaAGGTAAGTACCTATAGTAGTTATGTGTTGAACACCAACGCCGCTGTGTGCGGATGCAGGTAGTGATGTTCAacaacgaaaaaaaaaaaagatcaTATGATCTAAATGTCCAACTCCCCCGGCTTGCTAGGTCTTGTTGAAATTTGTTAGAAACTTGCATAGGATAATAACTCGACTTACCCTGaaaccgaaaaaaaaacagaatCAAACATCGCAAGCGTGTGACCCAAGATTACGCGTGCGTAGGTATGCCAAGACTCCGGTTCCCCAAATGTCCTTGGTCGTCGCTCAGGACTTCTGCATTGATTTAGGGAGAGCTGCAACAAGAAAGGTACCGTACGGCATTCATCGTGCGACAGAAGGGCGCATCATTACGTCCGCAGGGGTCTTGCAGCTAGAGGGGCCGCGTCTGCTGTGGGGATACAAGGTCTGACACCCTTGGCGGCGGAGAGGCGCATGGGGCAGAAACATTTCAAGGCATCCTGTACCCCGGCCGGCATGGACGAAAATAGCAGTTGGTTAGTTCTTGGCCGATTCGCGTCCCTCTTCTCCCTCGAAAAACTCTCGCGCGGAAGAGAAGGCCTCTTCCCGAGGTGGGTTCGTTTCGGTCGCTCCACGGTGAGCAGTCGCCCAACTTGGCTTATGGAATCAAACCACCCTGGCCCGGCCATGCCGTTTGACGTATTCCCATTGCATCAGATAAAAAAAGGTGGGATGATTCTCACCATGACGGCATAATCCGTGTGGAAATATCATTTACTAGATGTTCCCCGACTTCAGGAGCGGAGTGGCGGCACCGGGGCTTGGAAACACCCCATTCCTCTGTCATCTACCGAGTAGACACTTCGGCTGCCTCGCAATCAAGTCTCGACGAGTGTCTAGTTGCGAGGATCAACATCCCATCGTTATGCAGGGATCGTCCCGTCCCGAGATGTCGAAATGGGGAGACAAGTTTTGGCGGTCACAGCTGCATGAATAGAGCCGCCAGTATCGATGTATTCGGTTGTATTTCATAGGTTCAAGTTGGAATGCCATTCCTGGAGAGCCTGGTTTCGAAATTGCA
The DNA window shown above is from Metarhizium brunneum chromosome 1, complete sequence and carries:
- the VIP1 gene encoding Inositol hexakisphosphate and diphosphoinositol-pentakisphosphate kinase, whose amino-acid sequence is MEPPEQSVSLDDPSSPRSSISSTQREIWPGPSATANLGQGHQRCPSGPSLHSQQQELQHQHQERRPTASPSPSPAGAHSHKISASSIAASNASRQSRYVDSVPSETNAEPFSFPIASQPTPIPVKGAHSPSWHSRPQSGISDAGSDVLVFGEPHPSPTHSDILRIRAGLNAENAAHVWLPEPSLTARSSLSDLQSRRLSSTSIYSLASARGIINYSSSAHGSDSGTLSRSVSGLMSSSKGASAGTPPEPGLSTAAAATSSPNGSNPNGQHNLATRDATSQPLDLMRRNQRTDSNMRAQPDRSRSRAKRRFSGSTATSTHSQGSDRGAHREKEEAKPAPWGTIGICALDIKARSKPSRNILNRLIANRDFDVVVFGDKVILDEEVENWPMCDYLISFYSDGFPLEKAIAYVKARKPFCVNDVPMQKVLWDRRVCLRLLDIIQVRTPKRLEVNRDGGPQVLTPEMVKHIKDISGITIEPADATTAIRPSKVELLDDGDTLSVDGRVLKKPFVEKPTSGEDHNIIIYFAKSSGGGARKLFRKIGNKSSDYVADLTIPRAITEPEGSFVYESFMQVDNAEDVKAYTVGPNYCHAETRKSPVVDGIVRRNTHGKELRYVTSLSNEERDVASRISTTFGQRVCGFDLLRAMGKSYVIDVNGWSFVKDNDDYYEHCANILRDLFVKDKLRRGGATPPLPSPETTDLDPMTKIVQQGREREQQSGPASSSTSRSTRGHATTTEPQNEDSGQKLSGETTSPRPESTFNSTVPSTSASPLLPPPSEIALPGSSTAASSVQSAPISAQPTQAPSEETPTQPPPPPKHSWKLKGMVCVIRHADRTPKQKYKFTFHTDPFIALLKGHQEEVLLIGEAALASVIQAVDVAYEAGIEDRGKLRALRNVLVKKGSWAGTKVQIKPMFRKKRLDEVSTSIEVPAVLDMAESPPERKGRAGECDGSECTPRSSSKRHDSLSGVTMSKFTAAEESLVLDKLQLIVKWGGEPTHSARYQAQELGENMRNDLMLLNRDVFDEIHVFSSSERRVSASAQIWACSFLDRNDLPEDFITTRKDLLDDSNAAKDEMDKVKKKLKGLLRKGNERPAQFTWPENMPEPSEVQTRVVQLMNFHRRVMQYNYGKLYNGAASSLGANSNASSERLSMEGSSASISSLSHANAVNGIQSRWCSGEDAELFRERWDKLFSEFCDGDKVDPSKISELYDTMKFDALHNRQFLEWVFTPPKSMLEDEYSQMEGKQKDIDEAKASEDAKGEKGQNGSFDGSDKTDAANRSVKKLFRRRSFLNSLRHTNDEALPEQYFRLYKGANQTAMKSDPRTEPLQELYRLAKVLFDFICPQEYGISDSEKLEIGLLTSLPLLKEIVQDLEEMQASTDAKAFFYFTKESHIYTLLNSIIEGGIETKINRSTIPELDYLSQICFELYESETKAPAESALGDESTFTYSIRITISPGCHVFDPLHVQLDSRHCIGCAPRRSLTPHIDWLQVIKTLRAKFNQ